The DNA segment ATCTTTATCATCAGATGCTATGCTTAACTCAACAATGTAGTCTGTGTTTAATGAGCTTATGAAATCTATAATTTGTAGGTATCTCTTCCCTTTTTCTTTATATACATACACGGGATATGTTTGATCAATCGTCTTAGTCTGTCTACTTCTTTCTCCTTTTTTAGCAACATCAACAGAAATATTGAAACGATATCTTTTATTCATGAAGTTCAATGAAATAGTTGGACCAGCCTCATTTTGTAGTAATAAGAAAATATTGGTCTTACCTGAACATATTCCCTTAAATTGTCCGCAGTATATAAGGCGTTTCTCTGCAGCCATCGCTATGGATGAACTGACCATCAGGACAATAATGATAATGACCGTAAGCATAATAGCTCTTTTCATTCGCAATATCCTCCAAGTTTGTTTTTTGCCCATTTTTGACAATTAAAACCAGTTAGGCAATAACGTTCCTCTGTTTCATCGAGTGATGCATCAGCTTTGACTGCGCTCAAAAGAGCTTGGGTATTTTTGCATTTTTTCTTCTCGCACTTACCCTGCATATCTCCATTATCAGCTGCTTGTCTATCTAAATTCAGATCAACCATTACATGACCGGGGCCTTTAATAATGCACGGCGATATGCCCTTTTGGGGGCTAAGAGAGGAACATACTTTGGGGACGTTGATTCTAATAGTGTCATTAATCCTCACTTCGCTTTTCCGCCCTAGCGATAGTTCTTGATATGCTCGAACTATTTACACCCACATGCCGGGCTATCTCTGCAGACGTCAGTCCAAGCTCATCCCTGCCTTTCAGAGCAATCTGTGCCCGCGCCCCGCTCACCTTGCGCCGCTTGCTCCCACCCCTAAGCTCCACTGAACTTATTCCATGCTGTTGACATTCCTCTTCAATTATCATCTCGATCGTCAGACCGCTACGCTTATTCCTGTGTTGCCGCAACTGCCGGCCTTCAGCATCGTTAAGCACCTTGTTCACAAAATCACCACCACCTAAAATGCGCTCATCAAAGGCCTCTTTCTGCCCCCTTCTCCTCATGGACAATACCTGGGACCATCCCCCCTGACTCCTGATCAGCCCTCCTCCTCTTAGCTCCTTTACGTGGTCTTCTCCAATTTCTTCGTTCATATACTTCCGGTATCCATGAAGGGCTTCCCGCCGGGTAATGCCAAACTGGGCCAGTACATAATCAGTATCCATCCAGGTGTTCCTGTCCTTGCCGATAATGGTACGATGACCGCTCCATTTATAGCTGTCCAGTTCTTCCATGGTCTTTACGATCCCCGCACGAAGCGGATTCAGATGGATGTACCGGAGAAGCGCCAGAAGGTATGTATCTTCGTCGCAGAGAATCGATTTATATCTGTTTTCAAACAGATGCCCGGTTCGATGATGGCGACGATTATAATACTGGGCATACCACGTCAGGAGTTTTCTCATGACAGAGGAAAGACCCTCCCTGCCACTCTTAAATAATAGGTGCACGTGATTGCTCATGAGCACCCATGCGTAGATCGTAGAACTGCCCTCTGTGACATTCTTCTCCAGACGTTTCAGGAAAAGAGCCCTGTCCTGGTCATCGTCGAATATGTCTGCCTTGTTGATGCCCCGCACCATAATATGATGCAGGGCTCCTGATATATCCAAACGGGCCTGTCGTGGCATGAACTATCCTATCGGGCATTCGCCTGTCTGTCAACTATATTACGCGTTTAGCATCTACGTCCCCAAAGTTCTTTCCTTTGAGATGGTCAATGCTGACGAAGATGCTGCTGGCTGCTGCTGACGAAATGGTACAGGTGATCGATACGGGACAGCTGCTATAAGAGTAATAGTGACAGTAAAACAGTTCGTCGGGGAGATAAAAGAAACTTTGACAACTTAAAGCATATGTTTATGTAATATTCATTAATTATTTGGAAATATTAACTTTTTATATATCTCCCGTTCTTCATTGCTGAGTTCATGCCAGAATTGTGAGCGCTCAAGCCTTCTCATCCTCTCCTCAGGCGGAATATGCTGCATTCTCCTGATCCTTCGGGTCATATCCTGACTATTTCCGGCAGATTGGGGGGCAACTCTCTGCAATCTTTCCCTCAGTCTTTCCTTTCCATGCGGATCAAGATCTCGGTATGTCCGATACCGTTCTCTCAGTTTCTGCCTTTCCTCCGGATTAAGCTCCCGGAACGTCTCAAAATTGCGCTGTATCCGTTTCCTGCTCTCCGGCGGCCGGGATTTCCATGCCCGGTAATT comes from the Nitrospirota bacterium genome and includes:
- a CDS encoding transposase, translating into MPRQARLDISGALHHIMVRGINKADIFDDDQDRALFLKRLEKNVTEGSSTIYAWVLMSNHVHLLFKSGREGLSSVMRKLLTWYAQYYNRRHHRTGHLFENRYKSILCDEDTYLLALLRYIHLNPLRAGIVKTMEELDSYKWSGHRTIIGKDRNTWMDTDYVLAQFGITRREALHGYRKYMNEEIGEDHVKELRGGGLIRSQGGWSQVLSMRRRGQKEAFDERILGGGDFVNKVLNDAEGRQLRQHRNKRSGLTIEMIIEEECQQHGISSVELRGGSKRRKVSGARAQIALKGRDELGLTSAEIARHVGVNSSSISRTIARAEKRSED
- a CDS encoding DUF3106 domain-containing protein, with amino-acid sequence MTNMLYMAAAALLLVMQLGTASAGDDHNENNRKRWQSMPPDQKKQVIENYRAWKSRPPESRKRIQRNFETFRELNPEERQKLRERYRTYRDLDPHGKERLRERLQRVAPQSAGNSQDMTRRIRRMQHIPPEERMRRLERSQFWHELSNEEREIYKKLIFPNN